In a single window of the Drosophila albomicans strain 15112-1751.03 chromosome 3, ASM965048v2, whole genome shotgun sequence genome:
- the LOC117572178 gene encoding cyclin-J, which translates to MTKPALVGNIHMLNETNEHHVDKSKCLGNFHWVSDYAHDIFQTLKESEMQRRRIRFLSRQIDYRQQLIQLCQLIIRTYKLSRCALHLSIYYLDRFMDVYTVRADKLQLVALTCLHIAAQIENRDAFVPRYSDMNRIVMNSYTLFEYKAVERKVLTFFDFQLMRPTTASFVEMLSCKYVTRDDYVDYNKSLDESPVLAESLPRFESLEQMMASLASVLLLMADYTLNFYKLSNDQPSLLAAACIAAVRQVSGLPKVWTPFLTTLTSYTENMVEPYVKIITLYHFYHSPGHVVRSHKSETLWQSPDSGFEEQLLPPRVKVVAASKIETFNFISLKLEATDKENTSRKRSRDYQYEVQDSKRSKLDQT; encoded by the exons ATGACTAAGCCAGCGCTAGTGGGAAATATCCATATGCTCAATGAAACAAATGAGCACCATGTAGATAAAAGCAAG TGCCTTGGCAATTTCCATTGGGTAAGCGACTACGCTCACGACATCTTCCAAACACTGAAGGAGTCCGAGATGCAAAGGCGACGTATCCGTTTCCTTTCCAGGCAAATTGATTATAGGCAACAGCTCATTCAACTCTGTCAGTTGATCATACGCACATACAAACTCAGCCGTTGTGCACTGCATCTGT CCATATATTATCTGGATCGCTTTATGGATGTCTACACGGTCAGAGCGGACAAGTTGCAGCTGGTGGCTCTCACCTGTCTGCACATTGCAGCACAGATCGAGAATCGGGATGCTTTTGTGCCACGCTACAGTGATATGAATCGCATTGTGATGAACTCTTACACTCTCTTCGAGTACAAGGCTGTGGAACGCAAGGTGCTCACATTTTTCGACTTTCAACTGATGCGACCCACCACCGCAAGCTTTGTAGAGATGCTGTCGTGCAAGTATGTGACCCGAGACGATTACGTAGACTACAATAAGAGCTTGGATGAATCTCCGGTACTAGCAGAGAGTTTGCCGCGTTTCGAGAGCTTGGAACAAATGATGGCGTCATTGGCATCGGTCCTATTATTAATGGCCGACTATACCCTTAACT TTTATAAATTAAGCAACGATCAGCCTTCATTGCTGGCAGCAGCCTGCATTGCTGCAGTGCGTCAAGTGAGCGGATTGCCCAAGGTCTGGACACCTTTTCTCACCACGCTAACGTCCTACACCGAGAATATGGTTGAGCCATATGTCAAAATCATAACCCTTTATCATTTCTATCATAGTCCGGGCCACGTCGTGAGAAGCCACAAATCAGAGACTTTGTGGCAAAGTCCCGATTCCGGTTTCGAAGAGCAATTGTTGCCACCACGCGTCAAAGTTGTTGCAGCGTCAAAAATCGAGACCTTCAATTTTATAAGCTTGAAGTTGGAAGCGACTGATAAAGAAAACACGTCACGCAAGCGCAGTCGCGATTATCAATACGAAGTGCAGGATTCGAAGCGTTCGAAGTTGGATCAGACCTAA
- the LOC117572176 gene encoding eukaryotic translation initiation factor 5B isoform X2, protein MVKAKKGKKEILTAAEGGSSADEIETNAVNEVDEKLSANNKKNQPKGKKKNKKEADSDAGSDDEAPIETITKGVKKLNVKGKAKGKAKAADDGSDEEPAQAKPAKKSAFNLLVDDDDDDDVEVPARQSSSEEEAEVVKPQKKNEKKGKKNKRKGKDDDDEDLDKMLAELQAEYAGEAPPAASVVSPEELADEFSKKSKKNKKQQQPAAAVEDAAAEDADDNDNDNEEGGGMKTAAQKKKEKKERQKREAALAKQKAALEPKQKPKPEPEPEPEPEPAPEETAKPEADADDADDGGKAGKNKKKGKKDKKAEAEEEKKETKKKGMSAAMVAAMQEQLKKRKEEEERLQKLEEERLRLEDEREEARLEAVRLEAERKEKKKQKEAERKARLKAEGKLLTKKQKEDRARAQALLDSLKAQGLEIPDPNERRAPRPGTRIRNNKKKGPKEEPTEEEAKAAQEAAEAAAAAAAAAEAAKEEVVKESWDASDSEPEPEPEEESSQATTNTTTNNGKNEAADEAETDEDDDDSDGSDDSDDSDDESEESEKEDTTANDPESRRLRAEARIIKRQAEAEKKRTTDELRAGVVCVLGHVDTGKTKILDKLRRTHVQDSEAGGITQQIGATNVPIEAIKEQTKYVKNVASFEHRLPGLLIIDTPGHESFSNLRNRGSSLCDIAILVVDIMHGLEPQTIESIQLLKKKKCPFIVALNKIDRLYDWKKLERRDVRDVIEGQQSNTQLEFEQRTKDVILQFAEQGLNAALFHKNTDPKTYISLVPTSAITGEGMGNLLFMITDFCQNMLTKRLMYSEELQATVLEVKAIPGLGTTIDAILINGKLREGQTMIVAGTDGPITTQIRSLLMPQPMKELRVKNAYVEYKEVKAAQGVKIAAKDLEKAIAGINLLIAHKPDEVEICKEEVARELKSALSHIKLAQTGVYVQASTLGSLEALLEFLRTSKIPYSAIRIGPVVKRDVMKASTMLEHEAQYATILAFDVKVEREAQEMADSLGVKIFQADIIYHLFDKFTSYREELKAKKREEFRSIAVFPCKLKILPQFIFNSRDPIVMGIMVENGIVKVGTPICVPSKEA, encoded by the exons ATGGTTAAAGCTAAAAAGGGCAAGAAAGAGATACTGACCGCTGCTGAGGGTGGTTCATCGGCTGACGAAAT TGAAACCAATGCTGTCAATGAGGTGGACGAAAAACTGagcgccaacaacaagaagaatcAGCCAAAgggcaagaagaagaacaagaaggAAGCTGATTCCGATGCGGGTAGCGATGATGAGGCGCCAATTGAGACCATAACAAAGGGAGTTAAGAAGCTGAATGTCAAAGGCAAGGCTAAAGGTAAAGCAAAGGCTGCCGATGATGGATCCGATGAGGAGCCGGCTCAAGCGAAGCCTGCCAAGAAGTCGGCATTCAATCTCTTGgttgatgacgacgatgatgatgatgtagAAGTGCCAGCGCGTCAAAGCTCGTCGGAAGAGGAGGCGGAGGTGGTGAAGCCTCAGAAAAAGAACGAGAAGAAGGGCAAAAAGAACAAGCGCAAAGGCaaagacgatgacgacgaggaTTTAGACAAGATGCTGGCTGAACTGCAGGCGGAATATGCAGGCGAGGCACCTCCAGCAGCTAGCGTTGTGTCGCCCGAGGAGCTGGCCGATGAGTTCTCCAAGAAGTccaagaagaacaagaagcaacagcaacctgCGGCGGCGGTTGAAGATGCCGCTGCTGAAGACGCCGATGACAATGATAATGACAATGAAGAAGGTGGTGGCATGAAGACGGCAGCccagaagaagaaggaaaagAAGGAGCGGCAGAAACGTGAAGCAGCGCTGGCCAAGCAGAAGGCGGCTCTAGAGCCCAAGCAGAAGCCTAAACCCGAACCTGAGCCTGAACCAGAGCCAGAGCCGGCTCCCGAGGAGACTGCTAAGCCCGAAGCGGATGCAGATGATGCCGATGATGGCGGTAAGGCCGGCAAGAATAAGAAGAAGGGCAAAAAGGACAAGAAAGCAGAGGCCGAGGAGGAGAAAAAGGAAACGAAAAAGAAGGGCATGTCGGCTGCTATGGTGGCAGCTATGCAGGAGCAGCTTAAGAAGCgcaaggaggaggaggagcgcCTGCAAAAGCTCGAGGAGGAGCGTCTGCGCCTGGAAGACGAACGTGAGGAAGCGCGTCTTGAAGCAGTGCGCCTAGAAGCCGAGCgtaaagagaagaagaaacaaaagGAGGCAGAACGCAAGGCGCGCCTCAAGGCCGAAGGCAAGTTGCTGACCAAAAAGCAGAAGGAGGATCGTGCCCGTGCTCAGGCGCTGCTCGATTCGCTGAAGGCGCAGGGTCTCGAAATACCTGATCCCAACGAGAGGCGGGCACCCAGACCAG gCACACGCATTaggaacaacaaaaagaagggTCCCAAGGAAGAGCCCACCGAGGAGGAAGCCAAGGCAGCACaggaagcagcagaagctgcagcggctgctgcggcAGCAGCTGAGGCCGCCAAGGAGGAGGTGGTCAAGGAGAGCTGGGATGCCAGCGACAGTGAGCCGGAGCCAGAGCCCGAGGAGGAATCGTCACAGGCCACGACGAATACTACCacaaacaatggcaaaaacgAGGCAGCTGATGAGGCTGAAACCGATGAAGATGACGACGACAGTGATGGCAGCGACGACAGCGATGATTCGGATGATGAGAGCGAAGAGTCTGAAAAAGAAGACACCACTGCAAATGATCCCGAATCGCGTCGCTTGCGTGCTGAGGCGCGCATCATCAAGCGTCAAGCGGAGGCCGAAAAGAAACGCACCACAGATGAGTTGCGCGCTGGCGTTGTTTGTGTGCTCGGCCATGTAGACACAGGCAAAACAAAGATCCTAGATAAGCTGCGTCGCACCCACGTGCAGGACTCTGAGGCGGGCGGCATAACACAGCAGATTGGTGCCACCAATGTGCCCATCGAAGCCATTAAGGAGCAAACGaaatatgtgaaaaatgtGGCCAGCTTCGAGCATCGTCTGCCTGGACTGCTCATCATCGATACACCCGGCCACGAGTCGTTCAGCAATCTGCGCAATCGCGGCTCCTCTCTCTGTGATATTGCTATTCTGGTTGTGGACATTATGCACGGCCTCGAGCCACAAACCATTGAATCCATACAGTtgctgaagaagaagaaatgcCCCTTCATTGTGGCCCTGAACAAGATCGATCGTCTGTATGATTGGAAGAAACTGGAACGTCGTGATGTCCGCGATGTGATCGAGGGGCAGCAGAGCAACACACAGCTGGAGTTCGAGCAGCGCACTAAAGATGTCATCCTGCAGTTTGCCGAACAGGGACTGAACGCTGCGCTCTTCCACAAGAACACCGATCCCAAGACTTATATCTCGCTGGTGCCAACTAGCGCCATCACTGGCGAGGGCATGGGCAACTTGCTCTTCATGATCACCGACTTCTGTCAGAATATGCTGACCAAGCGTCTGATGTACTCCGAGGAGCTGCAGGCCACGGTGCTGGAGGTGAAAGCCATTCCCGGTCTGGGCACCACCATCGATGCCATTCTCATCAACGGCAAGTTGCGTGAGGGACAAACGATGATTGTGGCTGGCACAGATGGTCCGATTACCACACAGATTCGTTCGCTTTTGATGCCACAGCCCATGAAGGAGTTGCGCGTGAAGAACGCCTATGTGGAGTACAAGGAGGTGAAGGCAGCTCAGGGTGTGAAGATTGCTGCCAAGGATCTGGAAAAGGCCATTGCTGGCATCAATCTGCTCATTGCGCACAAACCCGATGAAGTCGAAATATGCAA AGAGGAAGTTGCTCGCGAACTGAAGAGCGCCTTGAGCCACATCAAGTTGGCTCAGACTGGCGTCTATGTGCAGGCCTCAACTCTGGGCTCACTGGAAGCCTTGCTCGAGTTTCTGCGTACTTCAAAGATTCCG TACTCTGCCATTCGTATTGGTCCCGTGGTCAAGCGTGATGTGATGAAGGCATCGACTATGTTGGAGCATGAAGCACA
- the LOC117572179 gene encoding uncharacterized protein LOC117572179 — MSMTGEASGISETSTSNSIPETSSISTNNVEKLDYRICKKEVVTQINSEGNSKNDTSDSHLNRLHSLRNELNYINDTDWMYESLEKKPQL, encoded by the exons ATGTCTATGACTGGCGAAGCGAGCGGCATCAGCGAAACAAGCACAAGCAACAGCATTCCAGAAaccagcagcatcagcacAAATAACGTCGAG AAACTTGATTATCGGATATGCAAGAAAGAAGTCGTTACACAAATAAACAGCGAAGGCAATTCTAAGAACGACACCAGCGACAGCCACTTAAATCGTCTACACAGTCTGCGCAACGAATTGAACTATATCAACGATACAGATTGGATGTACGAGAGTTTGGAGAAGAAACCGCAGCTATAA
- the LOC117572177 gene encoding probable RNA helicase armi — protein MYSYLRSVVESVMQKSNTEELLAMEHNILDEEEQKESDEAKNGLIDKGNTSDEDDDNEASSSRCSKRKGVITQVIAKGGFINNTIPFEKKAALELFSDLHAGCVVEYLSYMTLHGDERVVKIENILEYNWEDQQLNKMQQALDALKLDKPKFFNTQTSKILGVIKRRSPSSIEVETDYGDHSVELDNIELSFIPRQGDAVNLECNVQLDEGYVDKQGEILEVLNVSPARIETNEKCIVERVFEEFCVLDSNGYVLKEDLPNDCELHLGDILKADLIECSYGKYSRRAIKISLLEKNFGQVKKTLENHSASKHAINIEGKDRYVFSEQWKKEKVTLKVRSNCNRDLTLNSIEIKNSDAAQISVVEPLSPRNLTIGGDISIVLEVHTKFIGESKERFVLHFDNFKFARHLTIIVCNSDIEAKESELRLIAAEHMRVFGRTEAQRSRYYANQVWSTKNVLVQGQPTITKSRFLKHRIGSFDVPVALREIVLGTERRRDMDHELTTHYPYLEGPLTIENYVQRFGVLLHLEEINLTVSMRNYDRERAHFCRDGEFLSLHIENLAERRPSLVLGDTVHAINPWANVNSKDTKIYEGFVHKVLHNRILLKFNAGFQDPYNGEDYRLTFHFSRMPFRKQHFAIRQALTQIGEHTLFPKTIIKHENPQLDIQFKDNTMHLYSDQLRWFNKSLNSIQKRAVANILRGEAKNTPYVIFGPPGTGKTVTLVETVLQLVHNLPSSRLLVCAPSNSAADLITKHIIDSKVLPHGEFIRLVGQNQIERGLIPDELIRHCGTADIGIADNRTESMVVTEAGLKLRCQSKFIALRRIIISTCTTMGNFLQMDFPSNHFTHLLIDEAAQCTEPETMVPIMVLKRGQLILAGDPQQLQSVVIDPKAKQYGMQISLLERLLQLEPYRKDKQRFPDFSGYNPCLLTKLLNNYRALPTIMDVYSKLFYDDELISMVSEKDSRELHLLTDLHEIFKPIRDIPYNQGTFFHGIIGENLQEMDSPSWFNPAEAREVFLTTIHLYRRNVKSDQIGIVTPYSKQVKSIRDMFIVADVVMPKIGTAEEFQGQERDIILISTVRSSETIITSDLKFNLGFVQCRRRMNVGISRARALLIVFGNPNLLSLDDNWRKFILYCAHNNAYFGCELPRSVLKNGNDEDDDDTDSDSQSDS, from the exons ATGTACTCGTATTTGCGCAGTGTTGTTGAATCGGTGATGCAGAAGAGCAACACCGAAGAACTTTTAGCTATGGAGCATAACATACTTGACGAAGAGGAGCAAAAGGAGAGTGATGAAGCAAAGAATGGATTGATAGACAAGGGCAACACTAGTGATGAGGACGATGACAATGAGGCTTCCTCGTCACGATGCTCTAAGCGGAAAGGCGTCATTACGCAAGTAATTGCCAAAGGTGGCTTTATTAACAACACTATTCCATTTGAAAAGAAGGCAGCACTTGAATTATTTAGCGATCTGCACGCTGGTTGTGTGGTCGAGTATTTATCCTACATGACCCTGCACGGTGATGAGAGAGTCGTTAAGATCGAAAACATTCTCGAGTACAATTGGGAAGACCAACAATTGAACAAG ATGCAACAGGCACTGGATGCACTGAAACTTGACAAACCGAAGTTCTTCAACACACAGACAAGCAAAATTTTGGGCGTCATCAAGCGGCGTTCGCCGTCTAGCATCGAAGTAGAGACTGACTATGGAGATCACAGCGTTGAGTTGGACAACATTGAGTTGTCATTCATACCGAGGCAAGGCGATGCCGTCAATCTCGAGTGCAACGTGCAGCTGGATGAGGGTTACGTCGATAAACAGGGCGAAATATTGGAAGTATTAAATGTGTCTCCAGCCCGCATAGAAACCAATGAAAAGTGCATTGTGGAACGAGTATTCGAGGAGTTTTGTGTGCTCGATTCGAATGGTTATGTGCTCAAGGAAGACTTACCAAACGATTGCGAATTGCATCTGGGCGATATTCTGAAGGCCGATTTAATCGAGTGCAGCTAT GGCAAATACTCACGCCGTGCCATCAAAATCTCATTGCTGGAAAAGAACTTTGGTCAAGTGAAGAAGACACTTGAGAATCATAGCGCTAGCAAGCATGCAATCAACATAGAGGGCAAGGATCGCTACGTTTTCTCGGAACAGTGGAAGAAGGAGAAGGTCACATTGAAAGTGCGTTCGAATTGCAATCGAGACTTAACCTTGAATAGTATCGAGATCAAGAACAGCGATGCTGCACAGATTAGTGTGGTAGAACCACTTAGCCCCAGGAATTTGACCATAGGGGGAGATATCTCCATCGTACTCGAAGTTCACACGAAATTTATTGGCGAATCGAAAGAAAGATTCGTCTTGCACTttgacaatttcaaatttgcgcGTCATCTAACCATTATCGTGTGTAATTCGGACATTGAGGCCAAGGAATCGGAACTACGTCTAATTGCCGCCGAGCACATGCGTGTTTTTGGGCGCACTGAGGCGCAACGATCGCGATATTATGCCAATCAAGTGTGGTCCACAAAGAATGTGCTTGTGCAGGGTCAACCCACAATAACCAAATCCCGCTTCCTCAAGCACCGCATTGGATCATTCGATGTGCCGGTGGCACTGCGTGAAATTGTTCTCGGCACTGAGCGTCGTCGCGATATGGATCATGAGTTGACCACCCACTATCCATACCTTGAGGGTCCACTCACCATTGAGAACTATGTGCAGCGCTTTGGCGTGCTGCTGCACCTCGAGGAGATTAATCTAACGGTTAGTATGCGCAACTATGATCGAGAGCGTGCCCATTTTTGCCGCGACGGCGAATTTCTTTCGCTGCACATTGAGAATCTAGCAGAGCGCCGTCCGTCGCTGGTGCTGGGCGATACAGTGCACGCCATTAATCCTTGGGCAAATGTCAACAGCAAGGATACGAAGATCTATGAGGGCTTTGTGCATAAGGTGCTCCACAATCGCATTCTCTTGAAATTTAACGCTGGCTTCCAGGATCCCTACAATGGCGAAGATTATCGCTTGACCTTCCATTTCTCACGGATGCCGTTCCGTAAACAGCATTTCGCCATCAGGCAAGCTCTTACCCAAATTGGAGAACACACTTTGTTTCCCAAAACTATCATCAAGCACGAGAATCCACAACTGGACATTCAATTCAAGGATAACACAATGCATCTGTATAGCGATCAATTGCGGTGGTTTAACAAATCACTGAATTCCATTCAAAAACGCGCAGTTGCGAATATTCTGCGTGGCGAAGCAAAGAACACGCCGTATGTCATCTTTGGTCCGCCGGGCACGGGCAAAACTGTCACGCTAGTCGAGACTGTGCTGCAGTTGGTCCACAATTTGCCTTCGTCTCGTTTGCTGGTCTGTGCTCCTTCGAACAGCGCTGCGGATCTCATCACCAAGCACATCATTGACAGCAAAGTTTTACCCCATGGCGAATTCATACGTCTCGTTGGACAGAATCAGATTGAGAGGGGTTTAATACCCGATGAGCTGATCAGACACTGTGGCACAGCAGACATTGGCATCGCAGATAATCGCACCGAAAGC ATGGTTGTGACTGAAGCGGGTCTCAAGCTGCGTTGCCAGTCGAAGTTCATCGCTTTGCGCCGCATTATCATTAGCACCTGCACCACCATGGGCAACTTTCTGCAAATGGACTTTCCAAGCAATCACTTTACACACTTACTCATCGATGAGGCAGCCCAATGCACCGAACCAGAAACTATGGTGCCAATTATGGTGCTCAAGCGCGGCCAATTAATTCTCGCTGGCGACCCTCAGCAGCTGCAGTCAGTTGTGATTGACCCAAAAGCCAAACAGTACGGCATGCAAATCTCGTTGTTGGAACGTCTTTTACAGCTTGAACCTTATCGCAAGGATAAGCAACGTTTTCCTGACTTCTCTGGCTACAATCCTTGCCTGCTAACGAAATTGTTGAACAATTATCGTGCGCTGCCCACTATAATGGATGTCTATAGCAAACTTTTTTACGACGATGAGCTCATCTCTATGGTCTCGGAGAAGGATTCGCGCGAGTTGCATTTGTTGACAGACCTTCATGAGATTTTTAAGCCCATCAGGGATATTCCATATAATCAGGGCACCTTCTTTCATGGCATTATTGGTGAAAATTTACAGGAAATGGACTCCCCATCGTGGTTTAATCCCGCTGAGGCGCGAGAGGTCTTTCTAACGACCATTCATTTGTATCGCCGCAATGTGAAGTCAGATCAGATTGGCATAGTGACTCCGTACTCTAAGCAGGTCAAGTCCATCAGGGACATGTTCATTGTGGCTGACGTGGTCATGCCAAAGATTGGCACTGCCGAGGAATTCCAAGGACAG GAACGTGACATTATTCTCATTTCAACCGTGCGGTCCTCAGAAACCATAATCACAAGTGATCTCAAGTTCAATTTGGGATTTGTCCAGTGCAGGAGACGCATGAATGTTGGCATCTCTCGTGCTCGAGCTTTGCTCATCGTCTTTGGCAACCCCAACCTGCTTTCTCTCGATGACAATTGGCgtaaatttattctttattgtGCCCACAATAATGCATATTTCGGCTGTGAATTGCCACGATCCGTACTTAAGAACGGgaatgatgaagatgatgatgacacTGACTCGgacagtcagtcagacagTTAA
- the LOC117572104 gene encoding enhancer of mRNA-decapping protein 3 — MGLTDQDWIGSAVSLTCDEELGVFQGLIKKISAEEITIVRAFRNGVPLRKQNAEVVLRCTDIKSINLIEPVKDIETTTPTVINKPTPVKLPHFSNILGKQQQLLQQQQQQQQQQLQQQQQQLQQQQQQKQQEREQEQQATPRTKSNGHGYANRNGGGAANSALSDKMQQLMLTTNANGANGMRRTPQSSRAPSAQQQQLATTPNSVAAFFGNMIPAKVEVKLGSSAYQPSSGNLESYCSSSVDSGEAAAGSSRPIDIISNNNGNTNGSYYNQGASQSNGKRNGNGNGNGSFNSNSFTANGNGNANGNGNGNGKKQRNRVRRESSMRQQQQQTFGSEADDPLLHEDFDFEGNLALFDKQAIWDDIESTFQKPDVVRHAVHVQKQPHHQQQQEKKYRHDENILASEPLQLRQIESIFDGSKDFVTDDGLIIPTIPAYVRNRIEMSAEKAGLSLQRQIDILARGASDLAITLLGGARRLTPANNHQWPKIAIICDGVNTMRTINIGAATGRLLASHGLTVLLYVEQAQLIEQNSSLEISLFKATDNTVVHSVDAMPTPDLVILSSNTAKLSDAIKKWLSVNRASVLAIDPPPCGIEDVAIKYSILPILPLTQDSSTSAAAVATEKASTNNCGKLYLCNLGIPDKFYRDCGIKYKSPYGHKYVIPIHSKD; from the exons aTGGGTTTAACAGATCAAGATTGGATTGGCAGTGCGGTCAGCTTGACCTGCGACGAAGAGCTGGGCGTGTTTCAGGGATTGATTAAGAAGATCTCCGCCGAAGAGATAACGATTGTGCGCGCCTTTCGCAACGGTGTTCCTTTGCGCAAACAGAACGCCGAAGTTGTGTTGCGTTGCACCGACATCAAGAGCATTAATCTTATTGAGCCGGTCAAGGATATTGAGACGACGACACCAACGGTGATTAACAAGCCGACGCCAGTTAAATTGCCGCATTTCTCCAACATTCttggcaaacagcagcagctgttgcaacagcaacaacaacagcagcaacaacaactacaacagcagcagcagcaacttcaacaacaacaacagcagaagcaacaggaGCGGGAGCAGGAGCAACAAGCGACGCCCAGAACCAAGAGCAATGGGCACGGCTACGCCAACAGAAATGGCGGCGGAGCAGCAAACTCCGCGCTGAGTGATAAAATGCAACAGCTTATGCTGACTACGAATGCCAATGGAGCTAATGGCATGCGAAG GACACCGCAGAGCTCGCGTGCACCGAgcgcgcagcagcagcagttggcgACGACCCCGAATAGCGTGGCTGCCTTTTTTGGCAACATGATACCGGCCAAGGTGGAGGTGAAGCTGGGCAGCTCGGCTTATCAACCCAGCAGTGGTAACTTGGAGAGCTACTGCAGCAGCAGTGTTGACAGtggagaagcagcagctggcagcaGTCGTCCCATTGATATAATAAGcaataacaatggcaacaCCAATGGCAGCTATTATAATCAAGGCGCCAGCCAGAGCAATGGTAAACggaatggaaatggcaatggcaacggcagtTTCAACTCGAATTCCTTTACTGCCAATGGAAACGGTAATGCgaatggcaatggaaatggaaatgggaagAAGCAGCGTAATCGTGTGCGTCGAGAGAGCAGcatgcggcagcaacagcagcagacttTTGGCAGCGAAGCCGATGATCCACTTTTGCACGAAGACTTTGACTTTGAGGGCAATCTGGCTCTCTTCGATAAGCAGGCCATTTGGGATGATATTGAGTCGACTTTCCAAAAACCGGATGTTGTGCGTCATGCTGTCCACGTGCAGAAGCAACcccatcatcagcagcagcaggagaagaAGTATCGACACGACGAGAACATTTTGGCTAGCGAGCCGTTGCAGCTGCGCCAGATCGAGAGCATTTTTGATGGCAGCAAGGATTTCGTCACCGATGATGGCCTCATCATTCCCACCATTCCGGCCTATGTGCGTAACCGCATCGAGATGAGCGCCGAGAAGGCGGGTCTATCGCTCCAACGTCAAATTGACATCTTGGCACGTGGCGCCAGCGATTTGGCCATCACATTGCTTGGAGGCGCTCGCCGTTTGACGCCGGCAAACAATCATCAGTGGCCAAAGATTGCCATCATTTGTGACGGCGTCAACACGATGAG AACCATCAACATTGGAGCTGCTACAGGGCGTCTCTTGGCGTCCCATGGACTAACTGTTCTTCTCTATGTGGAGCAGGCGCAGCTCATTGAACAAAACAGTAGCCTGGAAATATCCTTGTTCAAGGCTACTGACAACACTGTAGTACATTCAGTTGATG cAATGCCAACACCGGATCTTGTGATACTATCGTCAAATACCGCCAAACTTTCGGATGCAATCAAGAAATGGCTCAGCGTTAATCG TGCTTCGGTGCTTGCCATTGATCCGCCACCGTGTGGCATTGAGGATGTTGCTATCAAGTACTCAATATTACCAATATTACCATTAACCCAAGATTCAAGCACTTCGGCTGCCGCAGTGGCAACGGAGAAAGCATCAACGAATAATTGTGGCAAActgtatttatgtaatttagGTATACCAGATAAATTTTATCGTGATTGTGGCATTAAGTACAAAAGTCCGTATGGACATAAATATGTGATACCGATTCACTCAAAGGACtga